GCGGTGTGGCCAGTCGCAAGCGCTCCTGGTGGGATCTTAATTGGCCGGATGGCCAGGAGCATCGCAAAGCCGTGTTCAGCGCCCGGGAAGCTGATCGCTTGACCGACGCAACTCTGCTCAATCTTGAAAACAACCGTGTCCGTGGGCTGGCCCTGAACCTGCCCCAGGTCGCGGCAGGTCAGCCATTGCCTTGCGTAACCGTGAATGGACTGCCAGCCAGCATCTCGGGTTTCTGGGGGCTGTTTGAGATTCGCCTTCAGGCAGGGATACACCAGAAGACAAACCTCCTGCGCATCCCCATGGTGCGGCGGGGCTATGTCAGCGTGTTCTTGAGCGAGGAAGGCAAACTGTTTCTGCCCACGGCCCGGCATATCTGGGATGCGCTGCAGACAGCGGAAGCCGAGGTGAGAGCCACCCTCGGGCAGGATGAATCCCTCATCGCCCATGAGCGTTTGCAGGAAGCAGCCGAACAGGCCGGACAGGAGCTGTTCGACACATTGCAACAGGCGCACATAGTTTCGGTGACCCGGGAAGAAGAACGCGGCATGGTTGCTTTCGCTTCTCGGCGGAAGGCTATTGAGCGAGTGGGGTTGCCTGAAGTACGCCAGTACCGTCTGGCCCGCTGTGATGCCGAGGAGGCTGAGTGGCGACATGAACTGCAATCAGCGCGGCAGATCGTTCCGGAAATCCGGTCGCTGCTCGCGTTGCGAGTGCGAAGTGCGGAGTGCGAGGTGCGGGCATGAGCAAAGTCGAATGTTTCGAAGGTCTTCAAGTTTGGCGGATGGCTCATGATTTGTCGGTGGAAATCTACCGGTTGACCAAGAATGGTGAATTCTCTCGTGACTGGGGACTCAGAGACCAGATTCAGCGGGCATCTGTATCGGTCATGTCGAATATCGCGGAGGGTTTCGAACGATACAGCAGGCAAGAGTTCAAGCAATTCCTCTCCATTGCCCGAGGATCATGCGCAGAAGTCCGAAGCCAAATCCAATTGGCCAAATCTCTGGGTTACGTTGCCGATGCCGATTGCTCGGCAATTTATGATAAATGCCTCTCCTTGAGCCGGGCAATAGGTGGACTTCGTTCATCGTTAGATAGGAGTGCCAAAGAATGACGACGCACTCCGCACCACGCACTCCGCACTGTCCTTCCTGGCGAGACGCCATCCTGAATGACTTCGTTCCCAACGTCAGCAAGCTGACCCTGGTCGCGGACCCGGACTGCTTGTTGACCGAGGAGAAACTGGCGCTTGAATTACGTGGGCGCGGCTTCGACCTGATCGAGTTCAGTGATCCGGTCGAATTCAGATACGCCTATGAGTCCAAATACCGCTCGATCTGGGATCGCGGCGAACATACCGACCTGGTGGTGATTCTCCGCTTGCAGGATGCCGAGTTGGAATCCCTGCCATACGACCTGCTCCAGGCGGGCCGCAAGCTGTCGTTCAATCTGGGGGATCTCTTCCCAACGCTCAGCTATCCGGTTATCGAGAAGCTCGACCGAAGTCTGCTAGACGCACTTTTCGAGGCCCAGCGCAAGTCGCCGCCGGATCGCATGGGCGATAACGCCACCAAGGATTTCATCCTCCGCCATGTGTTCGGCATCGCCGCTGAGCTGATAGGGGGCGAGGTCGAACTGCTTCGCGCCTTGCTTCGCCTGCACTATGGGAAGCTTCAAATCCCGCTGATGCTGGCCGAGCGGCTTATCCAGGTTCTCAAGGGGCATGATGGCTTCAAGGCCTGGCCGCTCTCTGAAATCGTTCCGGACGATGAAGCCTTCTTCGCCTTTTTGCAGGAACGCTGGCCGCTATTTCTTTTCAGGCTCGGTAGCGCTAATCAGGTACGGGAAGATTCGCCGGAATACGGCCTCAAGTATCCCGGCCCTGATCGCCTGCCGTTCGACCATCAGGACATCAAGGTCTACATCGACAACCTGTTCCTGGAGGGGAAACTCATCCCTGTCGAGGCCACAGACATTAAAGTGGATGCCGGGTCCTGGGTTCGAAGCGGTATTGCCGTGGCCGGTGTAGATGACGAAGCGCTTCGTGTTTCCCGCCTGTTTGACCTTGTCGAAAAGGAGTTGCCCACAGCGGAGTCTCGTTATTCCGACTGGACCGCCTTCGCACTGAAATGGGCTGAACTCGGCTCAAAGATCCATTGCGGCAACAGCACAGAACAACAGACCCGGCTCAGGGAAATCGGTGATGCCCTGAACACGACTTTTGCCGGATGGCTGGCCGATCACTATTCCAGCTTGATCAACCTGCCGCCGACGAATCCGGCCATGCTCCACCATGTGCCGCGCCGTCTGGCTCGGGACATCGAGGATTCCGGCAATAGCCGTGCCGCGCTGATCGTGGTTGATGGACTGGCCCTGGATCAGTGGGTGACCATCCGCCAGCTTCTGCAAAAGCAGGACGCCAATCTGGTCATGCGCGAATCCGCGACCTTCGCCTGGATTCCGACGCTGACCTCGGTATCGCGGCAATCGATCTTCTCGGGCAAGCCGCCGCTTTATTTTCCGTCATCCATCAACTCGACCAATAGCGAAGAAAAGCTTTGGAAGCAATTTTGGGAGGGGCATGGCCTATCCCGCTTGGATGTCGCCTACCAGCGCGGCCTGGGCGACGGCGATGCATCCAGCGTTCTCGACTCCTTAATTCATCCCGGCAAGACCAAGGTGGTGGGGCTGGTCGTGGACAAGGTCGACAAGATCATGCACGGCATGCAACTTGGGTCGGCCGGGATGCACAACCAGATTAAGCAGTGGTGCCATGCCGGATTTCTTTCCTCGCTGGTCGGCCAACTGCTGGATTACGGCTATGAGGTCTGGCTGACGGCCGATCACGGCAACATCCAATGCGAAGGCAAAGGC
This Candidatus Cloacimonadota bacterium DNA region includes the following protein-coding sequences:
- the pglZ gene encoding BREX-3 system phosphatase PglZ; protein product: MTTHSAPRTPHCPSWRDAILNDFVPNVSKLTLVADPDCLLTEEKLALELRGRGFDLIEFSDPVEFRYAYESKYRSIWDRGEHTDLVVILRLQDAELESLPYDLLQAGRKLSFNLGDLFPTLSYPVIEKLDRSLLDALFEAQRKSPPDRMGDNATKDFILRHVFGIAAELIGGEVELLRALLRLHYGKLQIPLMLAERLIQVLKGHDGFKAWPLSEIVPDDEAFFAFLQERWPLFLFRLGSANQVREDSPEYGLKYPGPDRLPFDHQDIKVYIDNLFLEGKLIPVEATDIKVDAGSWVRSGIAVAGVDDEALRVSRLFDLVEKELPTAESRYSDWTAFALKWAELGSKIHCGNSTEQQTRLREIGDALNTTFAGWLADHYSSLINLPPTNPAMLHHVPRRLARDIEDSGNSRAALIVVDGLALDQWVTIRQLLQKQDANLVMRESATFAWIPTLTSVSRQSIFSGKPPLYFPSSINSTNSEEKLWKQFWEGHGLSRLDVAYQRGLGDGDASSVLDSLIHPGKTKVVGLVVDKVDKIMHGMQLGSAGMHNQIKQWCHAGFLSSLVGQLLDYGYEVWLTADHGNIQCEGKGRPSEGVIAETRGERVRVYPTPELRSQVAGAFPFAHEWQPVGLPADYFPLVAGGRGAFVNPGEAIVGHGGVAIEEVIVPLVKFERRTR
- a CDS encoding four helix bundle protein, producing MSKVECFEGLQVWRMAHDLSVEIYRLTKNGEFSRDWGLRDQIQRASVSVMSNIAEGFERYSRQEFKQFLSIARGSCAEVRSQIQLAKSLGYVADADCSAIYDKCLSLSRAIGGLRSSLDRSAKE